From a region of the Dictyostelium discoideum AX4 chromosome 2 chromosome, whole genome shotgun sequence genome:
- the ndufs8 gene encoding NADH dehydrogenase Fe-S protein 8 (Similar to ubiquinone) has protein sequence MLSRFVRTGLNSQNKHQIGGIQFGVRSFQTSKPTLARWEKEQDKPPTFKKVVDDAATAFFMTEIMWGLYITMGYFFRKKCTINYPFEKGPLSPRFRGEHALRRYPTGEERCIACKLCEAICPAQAITIEAEPRQDGSRRTTRYDIDMTKCIYCGFCQEACPVDAIVEGPNFEFTTETRLELLYNKEKLLANGDRWETEIASNIAADYLYR, from the exons ATGTTATCAAGATTTGTAAGAACAGGTTTAAATTCACAAAATAAACATCAAATTGGTGGTATTCAATTTGGAGTTAGATCATTTCAAACTTCAAAACCAACTCTTGCAAGATGGGAAAAAGAA cAAGATAAACCaccaacatttaaaaaagtagTTGATGATGCAGCAACAGCATTCTTTATGACAGAAATTATGTGGGGTTTATATATTACAATGGGATACTTTTTTAGAAAGAAATGTACAATAAATTATCCTTTCGAAAAGGGTCCATTATCACCACGTTTCCGTGGTGAACATGCTTTAAGAAGATATCCAACTGGTGAAGAAAGATGTATTGCATGTAAACTTTGTGAAGCAATTTGTCCAGCTCAAGCAATTACAATTGAAGCAGAACCAAGACAAGATGGTTCAAGAAGAACAACTCGTTACGATATCGATATGACTAAATGTATTTATTGTGGTTTCTGTCAAGAAGCTTGTCCAGTAGATGCAATTGTTGAAGGTCCAAACTTTGAATTCACCACCGAAACTAGATTAGAacttttatataataaagagaaattaCTTGCAAATGGTGATAGATGGGAAACTGAAATCGCTTCAAATATTGCTGCTGATTATCTTTATcgttaa
- the rpc1 gene encoding RNA polymerase III, largest subunit gives MIELLKEDDAPKKIGHIQFGLLSEDDIVRLSHVQIVNRELFDLVKRKPTPYGVLDNKLGTSDKQAMCTTCGLSIVDCVGHFGYIKLQLPVFHIGYLKNIMNILQMICKSCSTILLNEEKKQYYLRKMRNKKMDNLQRKSLLKKIFLECRKTKECLKCGSTNGMIKKSGAFKIIHEKYKGKTESLQDYYALYDDAIKYNPEMKSHIKKAQDDLNPLVALNLFKKISYQDIEIMNMDPVIGRPERLILTYMLVPPVSIRPSVPMDGGSGTNEDDLTMKLSEILHINEHIRSNVDRAEMSAIMEDWDYLQASCAIYINSDVPGLPLQMKPTKAVRGLSQRLKGKTGRFRGNLSGKRVDFSGRTVISPDPNLNIDEVAVPQLIALTMTYPERVTDYNIERLQKYVINGPDRHPGANYIIYADGVKKWLKFGNREKFAAELKIGDIVERHIIDGDIMLFNRQPSLHKLSIMSHKARVMPWRTLRFNECVCTPYNADFDGDEMNIHLPQTEEARAEATILMGVTNNLITPRNGEPLVAATQDFLTASYLISRRDAFYERYRFALMCTHFADANEHIDLPPPAILKPVELWTGKQIFEVLLRPSVKSHVLCNFETRSRTYSKNLYMCPKDGYVYFRNSELMCGSIDKSIIGGGNKNSLFHILMRDFSPTIAANCMTRLAKLCARFLGDQGFSIGIPDIKPAEDLDRKKREIIETAYKKCAVFLKDYESGSLQLSSGCSMEQTFEAKMNQTLSQIRDDCGKLCVNDLPNYNSPLIMGLCGSKGSNINIAQMICCVGQQIVNGTRIPNGFTNRTTPHFKHFAKNPKSKGFVSNSFYTGMIPTEFFFHTMGGREGLVDTAVKTAETGYMQRRLMKALEDLSTHYDYTVRDSIGGIVQFIYGDDGLDPAGMEAKDRPVDFLRAMMSVKSTRQCRNEPEMKPFEIRKLVESIIDSSKFEACTDLFKNEIRVFFNGNEKTKGYIQELISLRKQFKLSSFDLNDNEDEIIIEDNSPMDISTTTTTTTTTTTNNAVKITNITTDIEMNESNKEENDKIEKERIEKEKESKRLKLLGERFANEHVVNQIHRITKTQIELFLDICLDKYSRARIEPGTAVGAIGAQSIGEPGTQMTLKTFHFAGVASMNVTLGVPRIKEIINAAKNISTPIITASLNCDYDIRSARIVAGRIEKTTLGHVATHIKEVVKRAGCYLSIKIDKNFVDSLQLEINSKTISQSIASTKGLKLKPEQITTNGDYKLRIVPPANIREGSLYYLQFLKNNLPAVIVKGIPTVNRVVISKVDEKQERYQLLVEGYDLRAVMATPGIKGTHTTSNHIMECENTLGIETARNTIMSEIDMIMTSHGMSIDIRHVMLLADLMSFKGEILGITRFGIAKMKESVLMLASFEKTTDHLFDAAVHHRQDDIVGVSECIIMGVVIPLGTGLFKLLRKSNKNNLPKKSLLLQD, from the exons ATGATAGAACTTTTAAAAGAAGATGACGCTCCAAAGAAAAT TGGTCATATTcaatttggtttattatcaGAAGATGATATAGTTAGATTATCACATGTTCAAATTGTTAATAgagaattatttgatttagtAAAGAGAAAACCAACACCATATGGTGTATTAGATAATAAATTGGGTACAAGCGATAAACAAGCAATGTGTACAACATGTGGATTAAGTATTGTCGATTGTGTTGGTCATTTTGgatatattaaattacaattaccAGTTTTTCATATTGgatatttaaagaatattatGAACATTTTACAAATGATTTGCAAGAGTTGTTCAACCATTCTATTGAATGAAGAGAAGAAACAATATTATCTAAGAAAGATGAGAAATAAAAAGATGGATAATCTACAAAGGAAGTcattattgaaaaagatatttttagaGTGTAGAAAAACCAAAGAATGTTTGAAATGCGGTTCAACCAATGGTATGATTAAAAAGAGTGGTGCATTCAAGATCATTCATGAAAAGTATAAAGGAAAGACAGAGTCATTGCAAGACTATTACGCATTGTATGATGACGCCATTAAATACAATCCAGAGATGAAATCACATATAAAGAAAGCACAAGACGATTTGAACCCATTGGTGGCCTTGAACTTGTTTAAAAAGATCTCTTATCaagatattgaaattatGAATATGGATCCAGTGATTGGTAGACCTGAAAGATTGATCCTAACCTATATGTTGGTGCCACCGGTATCAATTCGTCCATCGGTACCAATGGATGGTGGTAGTGGCACCAATGAGGATGATTTGACAATGAAACTATCAGAGATATTGCATATCAATGAACATATTAGATCCAATGTGGATAGAGCAGAGATGTCTGCAATTATGGAGGATTGGGATTATTTACAAGCATCATGTGCAATCTATATCAATTCAGATGTTCCAGGTTTACCATTACAAATGAAACCAACCAAAGCAGTACGTGGTTTATCACAACGTCTCAAGGGTAAGACAGGCAGATTTCGTGGTAATCTATCGGGTAAACGTGTTGATTTCTCTGGTCGTACTGTAATTTCACCCgatccaaatttaaatatcgATGAGGTTGCAGTACCACAATTGATTGCATTGACAATGACTTATCCTGAACGTGTAACCGATTATAATATTGAACGTCTTCAAAAGTATGTTATCAATGGTCCAGATCGTCATCCAGGTGCAAACTATATCATCTATGCCGATGGTGTAAAGAAATGGTTGAAATTTGGTAATCGTGAAAAGTTTGCAGCAGAATTGAAAATTGGTGATATCGTGGAACGTCATATTATCGATGGTGATATCATGTTGTTCAATCGTCAACCTTCACTTCATAAACTTTCGATTATGTCTCACAAAGCAAGAGTTATGCCATGGAGAACACTTCGTTTCAATGAATGCGTTTGTACACCTTACAATGCAGATTTCGATGGTGATGAAATGAATATTCATTTACCACAAACAGAGGAAGCCAGAGCAGAGGCAACCATTCTCATGGGTGTCACTAACAATTTGATCACTCCAAGAAATGGTGAACCATTGGTTGCAGCAACTCAAGATTTTCTTACTGCTTCCTATTTGATTTCACGTCGTGATGCTTTCTATGAAAGATACCGTTTCGCTCTAATGTGTACTCACTTTGCAGATGCAAATGAACATATCGATTTACCACCACCTGCCATTTTGAAACCAGTTGAACTTTGGACAGGTAAACAAATTTTCGAAGTACTCTTACGTCCATCGGTCAAATCACATGTTTTATGCAATTTTGAAACTCGTTCACGTACCTATTCAAAGAATCTCTATATGTGTCCAAAGGATGGTTATGTTTATTTTAGAAATTCCGAATTAATGTGTGGTTCAATCGATAAATCAAtcattggtggtggtaataagaATTCATTGTTTCATATTCTCATGAGAGATTTCTCACCAACCATAGCTGCCAATTGTATGACACGTTTAGCAAAACTTTGTGCTCGTTTCCTTGGTGATCAAGGTTTTTCAATTGGTATACCCGATATTAAACCAGCCGAAGATTTAGATAGAAAGAAACGTGAAATCATTGAAACTGCCTACAAGAAATGTGCAGTATTCTTAAAGGATTATGAAAGTGGTAGTTTACAATTAAGTAGTGGTTGCTCGATGGAACAAACATTTGAGGCGAAAATGAATCAAACTCTATCACAAATTCGTGATGATTGTGGTAAGCTTTGTGTTAATGATTTACCAAATTACAATTCACCATTGATTATGGGTCTATGTGGTTCAAAAGGTTCAAACATTAATATTGCTCAAATGATCTGTTGTGTAGGTCAACAGATTGTCAATGGTACTCGTATTCCAAATGGTTTCACCAATAGAACTACACCACATTTCAAACATTTTGCAAAGAATCCAAAATCAAAAGGTTTCGTTTCAAATAGTTTCTATACTGGTATGATTCCAACAGAATTCTTTTTTCACACTATGGGTGGTAGAGAGGGTTTGGTAGATACTGCTGTAAAAACTGCTGAAACTGGTTATATGCAACGTCGTCTAATGAAAGCTTTAGAGGATCTTTCAACTCATTATGATTATACTGTACGTGATTCAATTGGTGGTATTGTTCAATTCATttatggtgatgatggtttaGATCCAGCAGGTATGGAAGCAAAAGATAGACCTGTAGATTTCCTCCGTGCAATGATGAGTGTTAAATCAACTCGTCAATGTAGAAATGAACCAGAAATGAAACCATTTGAAATTCGTAAACTCGTTGAATCCATTATTGACAGCTCTAAATTTGAAGCTTGTACAGATTTAttcaaaaatgaaattagagTTTTCTTTAATGGtaatgaaaaaacaaaaggtTATATTCAAGAATTAATTAGTTTAcgtaaacaatttaaattatcatcttttgatttaaatgataatgaagatgaaattattattgaagaTAATTCTCCAATGGATATTagtactactactactactaccaccaccaccactacaaaTAATGCAGTTAAAATAACTAATATCACCACAGATATTGAAATGAATGAAAGtaataaagaagaaaatgataaaattgaaaaagaaagaattgaaaaagaaaaagaatcaaaaagattaaaattattaggtGAACGTTTTGCAAATGAACATGTTGTAAATCAAATTCATAGAATTACTAAAACTCAAAtcgaattatttttagatatttgtTTAGATAAGTACAGTAGAGCTAGAATTGAACCAGGTACAGCAGTTGGTGCAATTGGTGCTCAATCAATTGGTGAACCAGGTACTCAGATGACTTTGAAAACTTTCCATTTTGCTGGTGTAGCTTCTATGAATGTAACATTGGGTGTACCTAGAATTAAAGAGATTATCAATGCCGCTAAAAACATTTCAACTCCGATCATTACCGCAAGTTTAAATTGTGACTATGATATTAGATCTGCAAGAATTGTAGCTGGTCGTATTGAAAAGACTACATTGGGTCATGTTGCAACACACATTAAAGAGGTGGTAAAAAGAGCAGGTTGTTatctttcaattaaaatcgATAAAAACTTTGTAGATTCATTACAATTggaaatcaattcaaaaactATCAGTCAATCAATTGCCTCCACCAAAggtttgaaattaaaacccGAACAAATCACTACCAATGGTGATTACAAACTTAGAATCGTACCTCCAGCCAATATCAGAGAGGGttctttatattatttacaattctTAAAGAATAATTTACCAGCAGTAATTGTTAAAGGTATTCCAACGGTCAATCGTGTTGTCATTTCAAAGGTTGATGAAAAACAAGAACGTTATCAACTTTTGGTCGAAGGTTATGATTTACGTGCTGTAATGGCTACACCTGGTATCAAAGGTACTCATACAACTAGTAATCATATTATGGAATGTGAAAATACTTTGGGTATTGAAACAGCTCGTAATACCATTATGTCTGAAATCGATATGATTATGACAAGTCATGGTATGTCCATCGATATTCGTCATGTTATGTTATTGGCTGATCTCATGTCTTTCAAGGGTGAAATCTTGGGTATCACTCGTTTCGGTATCGCTAAAATGAAGGAATCCGTACTTATGTTGGCTAGTTTTGAAAAGACTACCGATCATCTTTTCGATGCTGCCGTACATCACCGTCAAGATGATATCGTTGGTGTTTCTGAATGTATCATTATGGGTGTTGTTATTCCTTTGGGTACAGGTTTATTCAAATTACTCcgtaaatcaaataaaaataatttaccaaagAAATCTTTACTCTTACaagattaa
- a CDS encoding NAD-dependent epimerase/dehydratase family protein: MSIVENNDNLVAVTGATGFLGAYIVRDLLEQNYRVLAFVRDPYNQEKLKTLKSFDPTGSKLTFTGGDLETIDYEKELKNVNYVIHTASPFKYSSPDPWGEIINPAINGTLGVLKAASKISTIKKVIVTSSGLAVYDIGTKKPEINDDDWSNVQDPINQPYPYSKVAAEKKAWEYIKENNENPSTNHFKLVVINPSYILGAALSPLVNASVATIVRHLTLAEKPRNVAIGVVDVRDVSRSHLIALENDDANDQRLLVSAKVVTFKSISDSIVQLFPQFKFNTNTLNNEDPEPFIFNLKSTKLDKLNFGQFIPFDETLKTMTKHLLDLKIINPELKN; encoded by the exons atgagtattgttgaaaataatgataatttagtAGCAGTAACTGGTGCTACAGGTTTCCTTGGTGCATACATCGTTAGAGACTTATTAGAACAAAATTACAGAGTTTTAGCATTTGTTCGTGATCCATATAAtcaagaaaaattaaaaactttaaaaagttttgatCCAACTGGCTCAAAATTAACCTTTACTGGTGGTGATCTTGAAACt attgattatgaaaaagaattaaaaaatgttaattaTGTAATTCATACAGCAtcaccatttaaatattcatccCCAGATCCTTGGggtgaaattattaatcCAGCAATTAATGGTACACTTGGTGTATTGAAAGCTGCTTCAAAAATATCAACTATTAAGAAAGTAATTGTAACTTCATCAGGTTTGGCAGTGTATGATATTGGAACAAAGAAACctgaaattaatgatgatgattggaGTAATGTGCAAGATCCAATTAACCAACCATATCCATATAGTAAAGTAGCTGCTGAGAAAAAAGCATGGGAatatattaaagaaaataatgaaaatccaTCCacaaatcattttaaattggTCGTTATTAACCCATCCTATATCTTAGGAGCGGCTTTATCACCATTAGTGAATGCAAGTGTTGCTACAATCGTCAGACATTTAACATTAGCTGAAAAACCAAGAAATGTTGCGATTGGTGTTGTTGACGTTAGAGATGTTTCAAGATCGCATTTAATCGCTTTGGAAAATGATGATGCCAATGATCAAAGATTATTAGTTAGTGCTAAAGTTGTAACATTTAAAAGTATATCCGATTCAATAGTTCAATTATTTccacaatttaaatttaatacaaatacTTTGAATAATGAAGATCCTGAACCATTCATTTTCAACTTGAAATCAACTAAATtggataaattaaattttggacAATTCATACCATTTGATGAAACTCTTAAAACTATGACTAAACATTTactagatttaaaaataattaatcctgaattaaaaaattaa
- a CDS encoding hypothetical protein (ENHANCING FACTOR PRECURSOR) — translation MYISKFLLLSLVSMISVALISGHGYSIYPMARQTLCPKGNIWWPANGDGITDDACKAAFKHVYDKGNNAQFQFVQINEFSINIPNYAQGDSALQASVPSALCSAYATSSSNDKSGMSIAAPWTVTNIPTTLGATHVNFTYTFCATATHEPSYWEFYVSNPGFNPATTELKWSDLTKFQTFPNTANIPFSHPACTATKGYAFNLSLPTRFSNSVLLVRWQRIDPVGETFINCSDFKCVA, via the exons ATGTATATCTCAaaattcttattattatcattggtTTCAATGATTTCAGTTGCTTTGATTAGTGGTCATGGATATTCAATTTATCCAATGGCCCGTCAAACTTT atGTCCAAAAGGTAATATTTGGTGGCCAGCAAATGGTGATGGTATTACTGATGATGCTTGTAAAGCAGCTTTCAAACATGTATATGACAAGGGAAATAACGCACAATTCCAATTTGTTCAAATAAATGAATTCTCAATCAATATCCCAAACTATGCTCAAGGTGATAGTGCATTACAAGCCTCCGTTCCATCTGCTTTATGTTCTGCATATGCCACCAGTTCCTCAAATGATAAAAGTGGTATGTCTATTGCCGCCCCATGGACTGTTACAAACATTCCAACCACATTAGGTGCCACCCACGTTAATTTCACTTATACTTTTTGTGCTACTGCTACCCACGAGCCAAGCTATTGGGAATTCTATGTAAGCAACCCAGGTTTTAACCCAGCTACCACTGAATTAAAATGGTCAGACTTAACAAAGTTCCAAACTTTCCCAAATACCGCTAATATTCCTTTCTCACATCCAGCTTGCACTGCCACTAAAGGTTATGCTTTCAATCTCTCATTACCAACTCGTTTCTCCAATTCAGTTTTATTAGTACGTTGGCAAAGAATTGACCCAGTCGGTGAAACTTTCATCAACTGTAGTGATTTTAAATGCGTTgcttaa
- the dgkA gene encoding diacylglycerol kinase, protein MNQLNISHNWKIKSFTSITFCDHCGSMLWGICTQGFQCSDCNFSAHSHCTNLVTLHCNNNKNNSKPNEKPATITAAAASSSTTTTTTTETSTNTAASTTTTTNNIDIKNKDKTPTTSPFSSPILSSYNNNSGNEFCSNRQHKFHKTSKSITKFCNYCRETTFTISGEPVMCSECRYIAHGHCQTKVPLNCIIPYSSPINTINDGGNVRHHWVEGNLKKSKKCIHCMEPCEKSFSLAHYKCLWCHKYLHSSCFDKHNPICDFGSLSDMILPPSSIRLLSTTATTTNKIEKLIIEEQQPQLSSSPSSPRLNINNNNNNNEIIEWELIENSNMPEKVLFVFVNSKSGGQFGSTLIRKLSSLLNPLQIIDLIKCGGPDSTLQMINRYLAKHPEQTNRFRILVCGGDGTVGWLFKQMTKHLVPSTIPIGIIPLGTGNDLARSLGWGIGYDGEKLIEILKSINEAKTIQMDTWSIEMWDDDKPEDRRVIEMNNYFSIGLDAMVALGFHLARNANPQLFTGRTVNKLWYTKIGLEEFVTKNFVSLARIVKINVGTREIRVDRSIEGIIILNLGSYAGGVDLWGANRKDNQTHSDGTGNQFIDDQTLEIVGVTSLPHLGSCLSSISSPIKMGQADEIRIQVSMPSIILKDKSNEIETAFQVDGEPEPIEVRNCTFKISFFKKVSMLSNRSFKPRIENHDSDLSTFQISQSPNLYSPPSFKNPPPNLNQYQQPHQPPQSQPQPQPQPQQSLQSPQSPEPINNNTNNNNNNNNNNNNNNNNNNNNNNNNNNNNNNNNNNNNNNNNNNSNNNNNNISNDLTNNSEVNPEKSTNNEKTNDNNNNNNNNINTPFEPISLPDENNNNNNNNNNNNNNNNNNNNNNETNSEKSYTNNCDEVD, encoded by the exons atgaatcaattaaatatatcgcataattggaaaataaaatcatttacatcaatt aCATTTTGTGATCACTGTGGTAGTATGTTATGGGGTATTTGCACACAAGGATTTCAATGCTCCGATTGCAACTTTAGCGCACATTCCCATTGTACAAATTTAGTCACATTACactgtaataataataaaaataatagtaaaccAAATGAAAAACCAGCAACAATaacagcagcagcagcatcatcatcaactacaactacaaccactacagaaacatcaacaaatacagcagcatcaacaacaacaacaacaaataatatagatattaaaaataaagataaaacaccaacaacatcaccattttcatcaccaattttatcatcatataataataatagtggtaatgAATTTTGTAGTAATAGACAACATAAATTTCATAAaacatcaaaatcaattacaaaattttGTAATTATTGTAGGGAGACAACATTTACAATCTCTGGTGAACCAGTGATGTGTAGTGAATGTAGATATATTGCACATGGACATTGTCAAACAAAGGTACCATTAAATTGTATTATACCCTATTCATCACCAATCAATACGATCAATGATGGTGGTAATGTTAGACATCATTGGGTTGaaggtaatttaaaaaagagtaAAAAGTGTATACATTGTATGGAACCATGTGAAAAATCATTCTCTTTAGCTCATTATAAATGTTTATGGTGTCATAAATATTTACATAGTTCATGTTTTGATAAACATAATCCAATTTGTGATTTTGGTTCATTATCTGATATGATTTTACCACCTTCTTCAATTAgattattatcaacaacagcaactactacaaataaaattgaaaagttaataattgaagaacaacaaccacaattatcatcatcaccatcttcaccaagattaaatattaataataataataataataatgaaattattgaatgggaattaattgaaaattcaaatatgccagaaaaagttttatttgtatttgtaaatTCAAAGAGTGGTGGTCAATTTGGTAGTACATTAATTAGAAagttatcatcattattgaaTCCTTTACAAATtatagatttaattaaatgtgGTGGACCAGATTCAACCTTACAAATGATTAATAGATATTTAGCAAAACATCCAGAACAAACCAATAGATTTAGAATTTTAGtttgtggtggtgatggtacAGTTGGTTGGttatttaaacaaatgaCAAAACATTTGGTTCCATCAACTATACCCATTGGTATTATACCATTGGGTACTGGTAATGATTTGGCACGTTCGTTAGGTTGGGGTATTGGATATGATGGTGAAAAGCTAATTGAAATCTTAAAGAGTATAAATGAAGctaaaacaattcaaatggATACTTGGAGTATTGAAATGTGGGATGACGATAAACCCGAAGATCGTAGAGTCATCGAAATGAATAACTACTTTAGCATTGGGTTGGATGCAATGGTGGCATTGGGTTTTCATTTAGCAAGGAATGCAAATCCTCAACTTTTCACAGGTCGTACAGTTAATAAACTTTGGTATACAAAGATTGGTCTTGAGGAATTTGTTACAAAGAATTTCGTTAGTCTAGCTAGAATCGTTAAAATTAATGTGGGAACTCGGGAAATTAGAGTCGATAGATCCATTGAGGGTATTATCATCCTCAATTTAGGTAGTTATGCTGGTGGTGTGGACTTATGGGGTGCCAATAGAAAAGATAACCAAACTCATAGTGATGGCACTGGTAATCAGTTTATCGATGATCAAACTTTGGAGATTGTTGGTGTCACTAGTTTACCCCATTTAGGTAGTTGTTTAAGTTCAATTAGTTCTCCAATTAAAATGGGTCAAGCTGATGAAATTCGTATTCAAGTATCAATGCcttcaatcattttaaaGGATAAAagtaatgaaattgaaactgCTTTTCAAGTCGATGGTGAACCTGAACCAATTGAAGTTAGAAATTgtacttttaaaatatctttctTTAAAAAGGTTTCAATGTTATCAAATCGTTCTTTTAAACCTAGAATTGAAAATCATGATTCTGATTTATCAACTTTTCAAATATCTCAATCACCAAATCTTTATTCTCCaccttcttttaaaaatccaccaccaaatttaaatcaatatcaacaaccacATCAACCACCTCAATCACAACCTCAACCTCAACCTCAACCTCAACAATCACTTCAATCACCCCAATCACCAGAACcgataaataataatactaataataataataataataacaataataataataataataataataataataataataataataataataataataataataataataataataataataataataataataataataataataatagtaataataataataataatatttcaaatgatCTCACGAATAATAGTGAAGTTAATCCTGAGAAAAGTactaataatgaaaaaactaatgataataataataataataacaacaatataaatactCCTTTTGAACCAATTTCATTAccagatgaaaataataataataataataataataataataataataataataataataataataataataataacgaaACAAATTCTGAGAAAAGTTATACAAATAATTGTGACGAAGTTGACTGa
- the mrps17 gene encoding ribosomal protein S17, mitochondrial produces MISKIFEIVHKHQKFISGVCISKTHTKTAMCQVKRLYFDKGKYSALNYKTTKYMIHDPNDICAVGDQVHFRECAPVSKRKAHVVEKIVKKNPITEFLRQNPQYIVTPKEIAERKENDKIKYKHITDL; encoded by the coding sequence atgatctcaaaaatttttgaaattgttcaTAAACATCAAAAGTTTATTTCAGGTGTTTGTATTTCAAAGACACATACTAAAACAGCAATGTGTCAAGTAAAGAGattatattttgataaaGGAAAATATTCAgctttaaattataaaactaCCAAATATATGATTCACGATCCAAATGATATTTGTGCAGTTGGTGATCAAGTTCACTTTAGAGAATGTGCACCAGTTTCAAAGAGAAAAGCACACGTAGTCgaaaaaattgttaaaaagAATCCAATCACTGAATTCCTTAGACAAAACCCACAATATATTGTTACACCAAAAGAAATCGctgaaagaaaagaaaatgataaaattaaatataaacatATCAcagatttataa